From Enterococcus mediterraneensis, the proteins below share one genomic window:
- the glnA gene encoding type I glutamate--ammonia ligase, with protein sequence MPKTQNTKEDIKRIVEEENVRFLRLMFTDIMGTIKNVEVPVSQLDKVLDNKMMFDGSSIEGFVRIEESDMYLFPDLTTWMIFPWESEHGKVARLICDIYNPNGEPFAGDPRGNLKRALSDMEKLGFTSFNLGPEPEFFLFKLDEDGEITMDLNDKGGYFDFAPTDLGENCRRDIVLELEKLGFEVEASHHEVAPGQHEIDFKYADVVEACDNIQTFKLVVKTIARKHGLHATFMPKPLFGINGSGMHCNMSLFKGDENVFFDKDGEMQLSQTAYYFLGGLIEHARAYTAVCNPIVNSYKRLVPGYEAPVYVAWSGRNRSPLIRVPESRGLSTRLELRSVDPSANPYLAMAVLLQAGLDGIKNKITPPPAVDRNIYVMNEAEREAAQIKDLPSTIHNAIKELRKDPVMVDALGKHIYANFVEAKRLEWASFRQTVSEWEREQYLELY encoded by the coding sequence ATGCCAAAAACGCAAAACACAAAGGAAGATATCAAACGTATCGTAGAGGAGGAAAATGTCCGTTTTCTACGTCTAATGTTTACAGATATAATGGGAACGATCAAAAACGTGGAAGTACCGGTCAGCCAGTTGGATAAGGTTTTAGACAATAAAATGATGTTCGATGGATCGTCCATCGAAGGGTTTGTTCGAATCGAAGAGAGCGATATGTACCTGTTTCCTGACTTGACTACATGGATGATTTTCCCATGGGAAAGCGAGCATGGAAAAGTTGCCCGTTTGATCTGTGATATTTACAATCCAAATGGCGAACCATTTGCCGGCGACCCTCGCGGCAATTTGAAACGTGCATTGAGCGATATGGAAAAATTAGGTTTTACTTCCTTTAACCTTGGCCCAGAACCAGAATTTTTCTTATTTAAATTAGACGAAGACGGCGAGATCACAATGGACCTGAATGATAAAGGCGGTTATTTCGATTTTGCGCCAACTGATTTGGGTGAAAACTGCCGTCGCGACATCGTGTTAGAATTAGAAAAATTAGGTTTTGAAGTTGAAGCTTCCCACCATGAAGTAGCTCCCGGACAACATGAGATCGACTTTAAATATGCGGATGTCGTAGAAGCCTGTGACAACATTCAAACCTTTAAATTAGTCGTTAAGACGATTGCTCGCAAACACGGTCTGCATGCGACATTTATGCCAAAACCGTTGTTTGGTATCAACGGTTCAGGGATGCACTGCAACATGTCCTTATTTAAAGGGGATGAAAATGTCTTTTTTGATAAAGACGGTGAAATGCAGCTGAGTCAAACGGCTTATTATTTCTTAGGTGGTTTGATCGAACATGCTCGTGCTTATACTGCGGTCTGCAATCCGATCGTCAATTCATACAAACGGTTGGTTCCCGGCTATGAAGCACCTGTGTATGTCGCTTGGTCTGGCCGCAATCGTTCACCATTGATCCGTGTCCCAGAATCCCGCGGGTTGTCCACACGTTTGGAATTGCGTTCAGTAGACCCTTCCGCAAATCCCTATCTGGCAATGGCTGTCCTTTTACAAGCAGGGTTAGACGGTATCAAAAACAAGATCACACCGCCGCCAGCAGTTGATCGCAATATCTATGTTATGAACGAAGCAGAACGAGAAGCAGCTCAAATCAAAGATCTTCCTTCAACGATCCACAACGCTATCAAAGAATTGCGTAAAGATCCAGTGATGGTCGATGCGTTAGGCAAACATATTTACGCAAACTTTGTTGAAGCAAAACGTTTGGAATGGGCTTCCTTCCGTCAAACTGTTTCCGAATGGGAAAGAGAACAATATCTAGAACTTTATTAA
- a CDS encoding MerR family transcriptional regulator produces the protein MREKELRRSMSVFPIGTVMKLTDLTARQIRYYEEQDLIHPERSEGNRRMYSLNDIDTLLEIKDYLSEGLNMAGIKHVYQMKQQEKAEDEQKSLTDEDVRRIFYDELLSQGGLTPPSPFQQKGPRM, from the coding sequence ATGCGGGAAAAAGAATTACGCCGCTCAATGTCCGTTTTTCCGATTGGTACGGTGATGAAGTTGACTGATTTGACTGCGCGCCAAATTCGTTATTATGAAGAGCAAGATTTGATACATCCGGAAAGAAGCGAGGGCAATCGCCGAATGTATTCATTGAATGATATCGATACGTTGTTGGAAATCAAGGATTATCTCTCTGAAGGGTTGAATATGGCGGGCATCAAACATGTTTATCAAATGAAGCAACAGGAAAAAGCTGAAGATGAACAAAAATCATTGACCGATGAAGATGTTCGACGGATCTTCTATGACGAGCTGCTTTCTCAGGGCGGATTGACACCGCCGAGTCCTTTCCAACAAAAAGGACCGCGGATGTAA
- a CDS encoding aminotransferase class I/II-fold pyridoxal phosphate-dependent enzyme gives MSWTAELDAELVKKIAMVDEKIDGRLKEIRENALENQAKVLAAFRHQQVSETHFLPSTGYGNDDLGRDALEAVYAETFGGEAALVRPQIVSGTHAIATALFGILRPGDDLLYITGTPYDTLLEVIGLSGNGIGSMKEYQIGYDQVDLLADGNVDFDGIAEKITEKTKVVAIQRSRGYASRPSFTIEKIQAMCSFVHQIDPNIVIFVDNCYGEFAETKEPIQVGADLMAGSLIKNPGGGIAKTGGYLVGRKDLIEKCSYRLTTPGVGAEGGAMLGNVYDMLQGFFLAPHVVSQAIQGAVFTAALLEEYGIASSPKWDEPRTDLIQLVELKEKDAMVTFAQAIQKFSPVDAFVAPVPSYMPGYEDDIIMAAGTFVQGASIELSADGPLREPYSLYVQGGLTYEHVKIAVANAVNAVYHQ, from the coding sequence ATGAGTTGGACAGCTGAATTAGACGCTGAATTAGTAAAAAAAATCGCGATGGTCGACGAAAAAATCGATGGTCGTTTAAAAGAAATACGAGAAAATGCTTTAGAAAATCAGGCAAAAGTGTTGGCGGCGTTTCGCCATCAGCAAGTATCAGAGACTCACTTTTTGCCTTCCACCGGATACGGCAATGATGATTTGGGACGTGACGCATTGGAAGCCGTTTATGCGGAAACATTTGGCGGAGAAGCGGCATTGGTGCGTCCGCAAATCGTTTCAGGAACCCATGCCATCGCGACCGCTTTGTTTGGTATTTTGCGTCCTGGAGACGATTTGTTGTATATCACGGGGACCCCTTATGACACGCTGTTAGAAGTTATCGGCTTGTCAGGAAACGGGATCGGTTCTATGAAAGAATATCAAATCGGATACGATCAAGTAGATCTGCTGGCTGACGGGAATGTCGATTTTGACGGGATCGCTGAAAAAATCACGGAAAAAACGAAAGTCGTTGCGATCCAACGTTCAAGAGGATACGCATCTCGGCCTTCCTTTACGATCGAAAAGATCCAAGCGATGTGTTCGTTTGTGCATCAAATCGATCCTAACATCGTAATTTTTGTAGATAATTGTTACGGCGAATTTGCTGAAACCAAAGAGCCTATCCAAGTCGGTGCTGATTTGATGGCAGGATCACTGATCAAAAATCCCGGCGGCGGGATCGCCAAGACCGGCGGCTATCTTGTCGGAAGAAAAGATTTGATCGAAAAATGTTCCTACCGACTGACAACACCAGGAGTCGGTGCGGAAGGCGGCGCCATGTTAGGAAATGTCTACGATATGCTGCAAGGATTTTTCTTAGCACCCCATGTAGTGAGCCAAGCCATCCAAGGGGCGGTATTTACAGCCGCTCTGTTAGAAGAATATGGGATCGCTTCTTCACCGAAATGGGATGAACCGCGGACGGATCTGATCCAGTTGGTAGAACTGAAAGAGAAAGATGCCATGGTCACATTCGCTCAAGCGATCCAAAAGTTTTCTCCTGTCGATGCGTTCGTTGCTCCAGTGCCTTCTTATATGCCAGGGTATGAAGATGATATCATTATGGCGGCCGGTACCTTTGTCCAAGGCGCCAGCATCGAATTAAGCGCGGACGGTCCGTTGCGGGAGCCTTATTCTCTTTATGTACAAGGCGGTTTGACTTATGAACACGTCAAAATCGCAGTAGCCAATGCGGTGAACGCTGTCTATCATCAGTAA
- the hflX gene encoding GTPase HflX, producing the protein MEQERVILVGVETEKTWKKFEESMNELKSLTTTANGEVVFSLVQKRQQVDRQTLIGKGKLNELKNLADAHEADLVIFNHELTPRQSQLIGDEIGIPVIDRVQLILDIFALRARSKEGKLQVELAQLEYLLPRLVGQGKNMSRLGGGIGTRGPGETKLETDRRHIRNKITAIKRELKHVAAHRERTRQKRQAGQVFQIGLIGYTNAGKSTILNVMTSADTYEQDQLFATLDPLTKRWRLPEGLEVTLTDTVGFIQDLPTQLIDAFHSTLEESQSMDLLLHVVDASSEDHQQQEQTVLQLLKDLKLDQIPILTVYNKADQIDEAHFVPTLFPNVLISAKSSRGKTKLTEAVKLQMMEILTPYTVALEQSDGKTLQRLKRETLVLQDTFDEEQQKYIIKGFAMPESFIIRSMDNELDS; encoded by the coding sequence ATGGAACAAGAACGAGTCATTTTAGTTGGTGTAGAAACAGAAAAAACATGGAAAAAATTTGAAGAATCAATGAATGAGCTGAAGAGTCTGACGACGACAGCCAATGGTGAAGTCGTATTTTCATTAGTGCAAAAACGTCAGCAGGTAGATCGGCAAACATTGATCGGCAAGGGCAAGCTCAATGAATTGAAAAATCTCGCAGATGCTCATGAAGCGGATCTTGTGATTTTCAATCATGAATTGACACCGCGGCAAAGCCAATTGATCGGCGATGAGATTGGTATCCCTGTGATCGATCGGGTCCAATTGATCTTAGATATTTTCGCTTTGCGGGCACGATCCAAAGAAGGAAAATTGCAAGTAGAACTGGCGCAGTTGGAATATCTGCTACCTCGCTTAGTGGGACAAGGCAAAAACATGTCGCGACTAGGGGGCGGGATCGGAACCCGCGGACCAGGAGAAACAAAACTGGAAACAGATCGCCGACATATTCGTAATAAGATCACAGCAATCAAGCGGGAGCTGAAACATGTCGCGGCTCATCGAGAACGGACGCGTCAAAAACGGCAAGCCGGTCAAGTTTTTCAAATCGGGTTGATCGGTTATACCAATGCCGGCAAATCAACCATCTTGAATGTCATGACCAGTGCAGATACCTATGAGCAGGATCAACTGTTCGCGACTCTGGATCCATTGACGAAACGCTGGCGCTTGCCGGAAGGATTGGAAGTCACCCTGACAGATACGGTAGGATTTATCCAAGATTTACCGACACAACTGATCGATGCCTTTCATTCGACGTTAGAGGAAAGTCAGTCGATGGATCTTTTGCTGCATGTGGTTGATGCCAGTTCAGAAGATCACCAGCAACAAGAGCAGACTGTTTTGCAGCTGTTAAAAGATTTGAAGCTTGATCAGATCCCGATCTTGACGGTCTATAACAAAGCGGATCAAATCGATGAGGCGCATTTTGTGCCGACGCTGTTCCCTAATGTTTTGATCTCAGCTAAAAGCAGCCGCGGCAAAACTAAATTAACAGAAGCCGTCAAGCTGCAAATGATGGAAATCTTAACACCTTATACTGTTGCACTCGAACAGTCTGATGGGAAGACATTGCAGCGTTTGAAACGAGAGACCCTTGTCTTGCAAGATACATTTGATGAAGAACAACAAAAATATATAATAAAAGGTTTCGCTATGCCGGAATCATTTATTATAAGGAGTATGGATAATGAGTTGGACAGCTGA
- the miaA gene encoding tRNA (adenosine(37)-N6)-dimethylallyltransferase MiaA, translating into MNKVLVIVGPTGVGKTALSIELAKKFQGEVISGDSMQIYKGLDIGTAKIRPDEMAGVPHHLIDIREMQEQYSVAEFQKEARKKIAEITARGHLPIVVGGTGLYIQALLYDYQLGSEKDAESVGDLGLREKYTSFAKANGNQALWKLLQERDPQAAEKIHFNNQRKVVRALEVFELTGKSIMQPEQTPQKLFDYFLIGLTTERETLYQRINQRVDMMMAEGLEQEAEQLREIPFAQAARGIGYKEFLPYFEGQQSLEATIEEIKLHSRRYAKRQLTWFRNRMAPLWIDLINHPESIETLEESVKKWLEVP; encoded by the coding sequence ATGAATAAAGTATTAGTTATTGTTGGACCTACCGGTGTAGGCAAGACAGCATTGAGTATCGAGTTGGCGAAAAAATTTCAAGGTGAAGTTATCAGCGGTGATTCGATGCAGATCTATAAAGGACTGGATATCGGTACCGCAAAGATTCGTCCAGACGAGATGGCGGGAGTCCCACATCATTTGATCGATATTCGCGAGATGCAGGAACAATATTCCGTCGCCGAATTTCAAAAAGAGGCCCGAAAAAAAATTGCTGAGATCACAGCCCGCGGTCATCTGCCGATCGTAGTGGGGGGGACAGGACTGTATATCCAAGCACTTCTTTATGATTATCAGCTGGGCAGTGAAAAAGATGCCGAGAGTGTCGGTGATCTTGGTCTGCGGGAAAAATATACGTCTTTTGCAAAAGCTAATGGTAATCAGGCCCTGTGGAAACTTTTGCAGGAACGTGATCCGCAGGCGGCGGAGAAGATCCATTTTAATAATCAACGCAAAGTAGTCCGTGCGCTGGAAGTATTTGAGCTGACAGGGAAAAGTATTATGCAGCCGGAACAAACACCGCAAAAATTATTTGATTACTTTTTGATCGGTTTGACGACAGAACGAGAAACATTGTATCAAAGAATCAATCAACGAGTCGATATGATGATGGCAGAAGGGCTGGAACAAGAGGCCGAACAGTTGCGAGAGATCCCTTTTGCCCAAGCGGCAAGAGGCATCGGTTATAAAGAGTTTCTTCCTTATTTTGAAGGACAACAATCCCTGGAAGCAACGATTGAGGAAATCAAATTGCACTCCAGACGCTATGCGAAACGTCAGCTGACTTGGTTTCGTAATCGTATGGCGCCGTTATGGATCGATCTGATCAACCATCCTGAATCGATCGAAACACTAGAAGAATCTGTCAAAAAATGGCTGGAGGTGCCTTGA
- a CDS encoding glycerophosphodiester phosphodiesterase yields MVQIVAHRGSSGNRPENTLPAFAEAVRVGADIIELDVHLSKDGELIVMHDEEVDRTTNGKGLIREKTLEEIKRLNAGSWFDPKYKATKVPTLREVLDLLWMRNYRGVLTIELKTDNYHYPDIEEKTSRLLQSRQWSFEHWYCSFNIDSLDIIHKLEPDTQLDLIMSTSEKKPALAVEREYIEGIHPKYDWVVEHASELADFPLAIRPWTINSEANIMKCLELGVKGIITNFPEKVQELQLKYRRGRSK; encoded by the coding sequence ATGGTACAAATTGTGGCACATCGAGGCAGCAGCGGTAATCGGCCGGAAAATACGCTGCCGGCGTTTGCCGAGGCTGTTCGTGTCGGCGCGGATATTATCGAGTTGGATGTCCATCTTTCCAAAGATGGAGAGCTGATCGTGATGCATGATGAAGAAGTAGACCGCACCACCAACGGCAAAGGACTCATTCGCGAAAAAACATTAGAAGAGATCAAGCGGCTGAATGCAGGAAGCTGGTTCGATCCTAAATATAAAGCAACGAAAGTCCCAACATTGAGGGAAGTGCTGGATCTGTTATGGATGCGGAATTATCGAGGTGTTTTGACCATCGAGTTAAAGACGGATAATTATCATTATCCCGATATTGAAGAGAAGACATCCCGTCTGCTGCAAAGCCGGCAATGGTCATTTGAACACTGGTATTGCAGTTTCAATATCGATTCACTAGATATTATCCATAAATTAGAGCCGGATACGCAGTTGGATCTGATCATGAGTACTTCTGAAAAAAAACCTGCGTTGGCAGTAGAACGTGAGTACATTGAAGGGATTCATCCTAAATATGATTGGGTCGTAGAACATGCATCTGAACTTGCTGATTTTCCCTTGGCGATCCGTCCTTGGACCATCAACAGCGAGGCTAATATCATGAAATGTTTGGAGTTGGGCGTGAAAGGGATCATCACCAATTTTCCAGAAAAAGTGCAGGAATTACAGCTAAAATATCGCCGAGGAAGAAGCAAATGA
- the clpP gene encoding ATP-dependent Clp endopeptidase proteolytic subunit ClpP, with protein MNLIPTVIEQSSRGERAYDIYSRLLKDRIIMLSGQVTDDLANSIIAQLLFLDAQDSEKDIYLYINSPGGSVTAGLAIFDTMNFVKADVQTIVLGMAASMGSFLLTAGAKGKRFALPNAEIMIHQPLGGAQGQATEIEIAARHILQTRDRLNRILSERTGQPLEVIEKDTDRDNFMTAQQAKDYGLIDEIMESNSLN; from the coding sequence ATGAACTTAATTCCTACAGTAATCGAACAATCATCCCGCGGCGAAAGAGCCTATGATATCTATTCTCGTCTATTGAAAGACCGCATCATCATGCTCAGCGGACAAGTTACAGACGATTTAGCAAATTCGATCATTGCGCAGCTTTTATTTTTAGATGCCCAAGATTCTGAAAAAGACATTTATTTGTATATCAATTCACCTGGCGGCAGTGTGACTGCTGGTCTAGCGATTTTTGATACAATGAATTTCGTTAAAGCAGACGTGCAAACGATCGTTTTAGGGATGGCCGCATCTATGGGCTCATTCTTATTGACAGCCGGTGCTAAAGGCAAACGTTTCGCATTGCCTAACGCAGAAATCATGATCCACCAACCTCTTGGCGGTGCGCAAGGACAAGCGACTGAAATCGAAATCGCTGCTCGTCATATTTTACAAACCCGCGACCGTTTGAACCGAATCTTATCAGAACGTACTGGTCAACCACTGGAAGTTATCGAAAAAGATACTGACCGCGACAACTTCATGACCGCGCAACAAGCCAAAGATTACGGTTTGATCGATGAAATCATGGAAAGCAACAGTTTGAACTAA